Proteins from a genomic interval of Sparus aurata chromosome 21, fSpaAur1.1, whole genome shotgun sequence:
- the LOC115573254 gene encoding C-type lectin lectoxin-Phi1-like gives MTGAQIHVGNSRENNGTNNKICANMTPFIEEQWNNYTCAEQVSGRYVTVSFPETRFLILCEVEIYGKRKASPFKLIKENKTWEHALEHCRGNGMDLATILDEDDQTLAELEARKADTPFLWLGLHYTCILEVWFWVADHRLEFNRWADGEKTGDCDRSAVMERAEGHKWFSKSDYDEFNFICQKF, from the exons ATGACCGGTGCTCAGATCCACGTCGGGAACTCTCGTGAGAACAACGGCaccaacaacaaaat ctgtGCAAACATGACACCCTTCATAGAAGAGCAGTGGAATAACTATACTTGTGCTGAACAAGTTTCAGGGCGCTACGTCACCGTGTCCTTTCCAGAAACACGGTTTTTGATTCTGTGTGAAGTGGAGATCTACGGCAAGAGAAAAG cATCGCCCTTTAAGCTGATCAAGGAGAACAAGACGTGGGAACATGCCCTGGAGCACTGCAGGGGGAACGGCATGGACCTGGCTACCATCCTCGATGAAGACGACCAGACCCTGGCTGAGCTGGAGGCCCGGAAAGCCGACACTCCCTTCTTGTGGCTGGGCCTCCACTACACCTGCATCCTGGAGGTTTGGTTCTGGGTGGCTGATCATCGCTTGGAGTTCAACCGCTGGGCTGACGGGGAAAAAACAGGAGATTGTGACAGGAGTGCTGTCATGGAAAGAGCTGAGGGCCATAAGTGGTTCAGCAAGTCTGACTACGATGAGTTTAATTTCATCTGTCAGAAGTTTTAG